A stretch of the Capsicum annuum cultivar UCD-10X-F1 chromosome 8, UCD10Xv1.1, whole genome shotgun sequence genome encodes the following:
- the LOC107838944 gene encoding protein OVEREXPRESSOR OF CATIONIC PEROXIDASE 3 yields the protein MASASTTRAISISVGCYSNEHLLLGQSRSRSNIALQLHLRPPSSLLTFSRRRSNSAITSTKKKKKSSPRKDTEEVDEIHKDAFEALFQLLEEDLKTDDRSVNDDDDITEEDLEKLERELEEALEDEEQLGVIDSIADEKIESKTEDEESVAENNNEDNEGEEMLVNLKNWQLKKLACALRKGRRKLNIKDLVADLCLDRAVVLEILSNPPPSLVLLSAALPDELVPRMIEPENKLQEPVPTEMSDAAKPEAKEEAPVHVMQSSWYAQKRLKKVHLETLEQVYRRSKRPTNAMISSIVHVTNLPRNRVLKWFEDKRSEEGVPDHRLPYQPSSKS from the exons ATGGCGTCTGCTTCCACAACTCGTGCCATTTCCATTAGCGTTGGCTGTTACAGCAACGAACATCTTCTTTTGGGCCAGTCCAGAAGCAGAAGTAACATCGCCTTGCAACTTCATTTACGTCCGCCTTCCTCCCTTCTTACTTTCTCTCGCCGTCGAAGTAATAGTGCTATCACTTCtaccaagaagaagaaaaag AGTTCACCCAGGAAAGATACCGAGGAAGTTGATGAGATACATAAAGATGCTTTTGAGGCACTCTTTCAGCTGCTGGAAGAAGATCTGAAAACTGATGACCGATCCGTGAACGATGATGATGATATAACTGAGGAGGATCTCGAGAAGCTTGAACGTGAACTGGAGGAGGCACTGGAGGATGAGGAACAACTAGGAGTAATTGACTCAATTGCTGATGAGAAAATTGAGAGCAAGACTGAAGATGAAGAATCAGTAGCAGAAAATAACAATGAAGATAATGAAGGTGAAGAAATGCTAGTGAATTTGAAAAATTGGCAACTTAAGAAACTGGCATGTGCCTTGAGAAAGGGACGACGCAAGTTAAAT ATAAAAGATCTTGTTGCTGACCTATGCCTTGATAGAGCTGTTGTTCTTGAAATACTTAGCAATCCTCCGCCAAGTCTTGTACTGCTGAGTGCTGCCTTACCTGATGAACTTGTCCCCAGAATGATAGAGCCAGAAAACAAACTGCAGGAGCCTGTTCCTACAGAGATGAGTGATGCTGCAAAGCCAGAGGCTAAGGAGGAAGCGCCAGTTCATGTGATGCAAAGTAGTTGGTATGCTCAAAAGAGGCTAAAGAAAGTCCACTTAGAAACCCTTGAACAAGTTTATAGACGATCAAAGCGGCCCACT AATGCCATGATTAGCAGCATTGTGCATGTGACAAATCTGCCTCGGAATAGAGTTCTGAAATGGTTTGAAGACAAACGGTCTGAAGAAGGGGTTCCTGATCATAGACTTCCATATCAACCATCATCTAAATCTTAA